One Salvia splendens isolate huo1 chromosome 12, SspV2, whole genome shotgun sequence genomic window carries:
- the LOC121758774 gene encoding auxin response factor 1-like, whose amino-acid sequence MAHLAANQLAGGIPPTGSPNEALYKELWHACAGPLIGVPRENDRVYYFPQGHMEQLEASTHQGLDQQLPSFNLPSKILCKVMNVQLRAEPDTDEVYAQITLLPEHDQSPVTSPDPPLPEPEKSTVHSFCKTLTASDTSTHGGFSVLRRHADDCLPPLDMSQQPPWQELVASDLHGNEWHFRHIFRGQPRRHLLTTGWSVFVSAKKLVAGDAFIFLRGENGDLRVGVRRLMRQANNMPSSVISSHSMHLGVLATASHAISTGTLFSVFYKPRTSRSEFIVSVNKYLEAQNLKLSVGMRFKMRFEGEEVSERRFSGTIVGVGNNNATSRWPDSEWRSLKVQWDEPSAIVRPDRVSAWEIEPLVAAIPPNPQTQQRNKRARPLVLPSPAQDPSPLCIWKSPVDSPSAFACSDPSRGQDTFQLPKISDGTKISGINFSKNLVPVSSKSVYQPNQVETAAESFTPPSEKRQANGCRLFGIELLDHSSIEATSPAIQSETAIEDSHVPLYADYDQHSEPSDRNPSHAPSASCDPDKSCLRSPHDAHNRQIRSCTKVHMQGIAVGRAVDLTRFDCYEDLLKKFEEMFEIIGELSGSTKKWQVVYTDDEDDMMMVGDDPWHEFCTMVKKIYIYSTEEAKRLSPKIKLPLAEVKSEKLLSDGAAGTEEQSSTVGSGY is encoded by the exons ATGGCACACCTTGCCGCGAATCAGTTAGCTGGAGGGATCCCACCCACAG gGTCTCCGAATGAAGCTTTGTATAAAGAACTTTGGCACGCCTGTGCTGGACCACTTATCGGCGTTCCTCGTGAAAATGATCGAGTTTATTACTTTCCGCAAGGTCACATGGAACAG CTCGAAGCATCTACACATCAGGGATTGGATCAGCAACTTCCTTCGTTCAACTTACCCAGTAAAATCCTTTGCAAAGTGATGAATGTTCAACTTCGg gCTGAACCAGACACAGATGAGGTGTATGCTCAAATAACGCTTCTTCCCGAACACGAT CAAAGTCCAGTCACAAGTCCTGATCCTCCTCTACCAGAGCCTGAAAAGAGCACTGTTCATTCATTTTGTAAGACTCTCACTGCTTCTGATACCAGTACCCATGGTGGATTCTCGGTGTTAAGAAGGCATGCCGATGATTGTCTGCCCCCACTG GATATGTCTCAACAACCACCGTGGCAGGAGTTGGTGGCTTCTGATCTTCATGGGAATGAATGGCATTTCCGTCACATATTCCGAG GTCAACCACGGCGTCACTTATTGACTACTGGCTGGAGTGTGTTTGTCAGTGCAAAAAAACTGGTTGCTGGAGATGCTTTTATCTTCCTAAG AGGGGAAAATGGGGATCTCCGAGTAGGTGTACGCAGGCTTATGAGACAAGCAAACAACATGCCATCTTCTGTTATATCAAGTCACAGCATGCATCTTGGGGTTCTTGCAACTGCCTCACATGCCATCTCAACTGGAACCTTATTTTCAGTCTTTTATAAACCAAG GACTAGTCGATCTGAATTTATAGTAAGTGTTAACAAGTATCTGGAAGCTCAAAATCTCAAGCTGTCAGTAGGGATGAGATTTAAGATGAGATTTGAAGGTGAAGAGGTATCTGAAAGAAG GTTCAGTGGGACTATCGTTGGCGTTGGAAATAACAATGCTACTTCTCGATGGCCAGATTCTGAGTGGAGATCTCTGAAG GTCCAATGGGATGAACCTTCGGCCATAGTACGTCCAGATAGAGTTTCAGCATGGGAAATAGAACCCCTAGTTGCAGCAATTCCTCCAAACCCACAGACTCAACAAAGGAATAAACGGGCACGACCACTTGTTTTGCCTTCGCCAGCGCAAGATCCATCTCCACTgt GTATCTGGAAGTCACCAGTTGACTCCCCGTCAGCATTTGCCTGTAGTGATCCATCACGTGGTCAAGACACGTTTCAATTGCCAAAGATCAGCGATGGAACCAAAATTAGTGGAATCAATTTTAGTAAGAACTTGGTACCGGTCTCTAGCAAGTCTGTATACCAGCCTAATCAAGTAGAAACTGCTGCAGAGTCATTTACTCCCCCCAGTGAAAAAAGGCAGGCAAATGGCTGCAGGCTGTTTGGAATCGAGTTGCTTGACCATTCTTCTATTGAAGCTACATCACCAGCCATTCAATCTGAAACAGCTATTGAGGATTCTCATGTTCCTCTGTATGCTGATTATGATCAACATTCAGAACCATCAGACCGTAACCCATCTCATGCTCCCTCGGCCAGTTGTGATCCTGATAAGTCATGCCTTAGATCCCCTCATGATGCACACAACAGGCAAATCCGCAGCTGCACAAAG GTTCACATGCAAGGAATTGCTGTTGGCAGAGCAGTGGACCTTACTAGGTTTGATTGCTATGAGGATCTGCTCAAGAAATTCGAAGAGATGTTTGAAATTATAGGGGAGCTCTCTGGTTCAACCAAGAAATGGCAAGTTGTCTACACTGATGATGAGGATGACATGATGATGGTTGGAGATGACCCATGGCA TGAATTTTGCACCATGGTAAAgaagatatatatatactcaACCGAAGAAGCGAAGAGGCTCTCCCCCAAGATAAAGCTTCCCCTGGCAGAGGTCAAATCCGAGAAGCTCCTGTCTGATGGAGCTGCGGGCACTGAAGAACAGTCTTCAACCGTTGGATCTGGTTACTGA